The following proteins are co-located in the Noviherbaspirillum sp. UKPF54 genome:
- a CDS encoding OmpH family outer membrane protein codes for MTLKSFTKISTPSRLMALLALCMLPLSNVQAQESRIGFVSTERIFREAAPAKAAQAKIEQEFSRRDKELQDMAARLKGMSEKLDKDAAVLSDSDRVRRQRDLADLDKDFQRKQREFREDLNQRRNEELATVLEKTNKVIKQIAETEKYDIVFQEAVYASPRIDITDKVLKALNK; via the coding sequence ATGACCTTGAAGTCTTTCACTAAAATATCGACCCCCTCTCGGCTTATGGCGTTGCTTGCATTGTGCATGCTCCCCTTGAGCAATGTGCAGGCGCAGGAATCCAGGATCGGATTCGTCAGCACCGAGCGGATTTTCCGGGAGGCGGCACCAGCCAAGGCTGCGCAGGCCAAAATCGAGCAGGAATTCTCGCGACGCGATAAAGAATTGCAGGACATGGCGGCACGGCTGAAAGGCATGTCGGAAAAGCTGGACAAGGATGCCGCCGTGTTGTCCGATTCCGACCGGGTCAGGCGCCAGCGCGACTTGGCCGACCTGGACAAGGATTTCCAGCGCAAACAGCGCGAATTCCGCGAAGATCTGAATCAGCGCCGCAATGAGGAACTCGCCACGGTCTTGGAAAAAACCAACAAGGTGATCAAGCAGATCGCCGAAACGGAAAAGTACGATATCGTGTTCCAGGAAGCGGTCTACGCCAGCCCGCGCATCGATATCACCGACAAGGTTCTGAAGGCGCTCAACAAATAA
- a CDS encoding RNA methyltransferase: MKAISSRENPLYKELKLLASNPHARRKAGRTLLDGVHLCEAYLQHVGLPPLCIVSEDSVGHAEVASIVQRCEAARAQCIVLPEALFHALSQVEHGVGLLFVVDTPRIAPPKNLVRGAVLLDNLQDPGNLGSILRSAAAAGIEDVYCSKTTVFAWSPKVLRAGMGAHFLLNIFENVDLGSLVRAARIPILATSSHADKRIYDVDLAGPVAWLFGHEGQGVSGDLLDLATWRVSIPHLGEVESLNVAASAAVCFFEQVRQKTA; this comes from the coding sequence ATGAAGGCGATTTCATCGCGCGAGAACCCGTTGTACAAGGAATTGAAGCTGCTGGCATCGAATCCTCATGCACGGCGCAAGGCAGGGCGCACGCTGCTCGACGGCGTGCATTTGTGCGAGGCTTATCTACAGCACGTCGGATTGCCACCATTGTGTATCGTCAGCGAGGACTCTGTCGGGCATGCGGAAGTTGCCTCTATCGTGCAACGTTGCGAAGCGGCGAGGGCGCAATGCATCGTGCTGCCGGAAGCGCTTTTTCATGCCTTGAGCCAGGTCGAGCACGGTGTCGGATTGCTGTTTGTGGTCGATACGCCGCGTATTGCCCCACCTAAAAACCTGGTACGTGGAGCGGTGTTGCTCGATAACCTGCAAGATCCGGGAAATCTCGGCTCGATTCTGCGTAGCGCCGCTGCGGCAGGGATCGAGGATGTTTACTGCAGCAAAACGACCGTGTTTGCATGGTCGCCGAAGGTTCTGCGCGCCGGAATGGGGGCGCACTTTCTGCTCAATATCTTCGAGAATGTCGACCTCGGCAGCTTGGTGCGCGCCGCACGCATACCGATATTAGCAACCAGTTCACATGCCGACAAACGGATATATGACGTCGACTTGGCGGGCCCTGTCGCTTGGCTGTTCGGCCACGAGGGTCAAGGCGTTTCCGGGGATTTGCTCGACTTGGCCACTTGGCGCGTATCGATCCCGCATCTTGGCGAGGTGGAGTCGCTGAACGTCGCGGCAAGCGCCGCCGTGTGCTTTTTCGAGCAGGTGCGCCAGAAAACAGCCTGA
- the bamA gene encoding outer membrane protein assembly factor BamA: MKLHSERFSQPFFARRLIAIAAFTLCTGHALAVEPFTVKDIRVEGIQRTEAGTIFSYLPVRVGEVYTDEKGAAAIKALYATGFFKDVRIEVEGDVLVVSVEERPAIAAVDFSGVKEFDKDQLTKALKEIGLGESRIFDKALLDRAEQELKRQYLSRGLYGVQITTTVTPVERNRVNINFVVDEGEVSRIKQINIVGNKAFSDSELRGLLNLRTPGWFTWYTKADQYSKQKLTGDIETLRSFYLNRGYLEMQVESTQVSITPDKKDIYITININEGDKFTVGDVKLEGEMFGREQELKSLVELKKGDVYSGEKLAESVKKISERMGNFGYAFANVNANPEINREKKEVGFTVLIDPGKRVYVRRISIAGNTKTRDEVIRREFRQFEDSWYDGEKIRLSRDRVDRLGYFKEVNIETPEVPGTTDQVDVNMTVAEKPTGNILLGAGFSSSDKLTLTGSIQQANAFGSGNTLGIDVNTSHRNRTIAVSQTNPYFTDDGVSRSYELFLRTTRPPEVNTGDYIVRTTGGNIRFGVPFSEVDTVFFGLGVEKTRVETFTGVPDHNDSPQLYKQYVTDFGDGTNADTTSFPLTVAWQRDSRDSALVPSVGRYQRANFEIAPVGTLKYYRAIYQHQYFKPLFRTITLALNGELDYGHGFGGKPYPIFKNFYAGGIGSVRGYEGSSLGPRASNGDPLGGTSRIIANAELQFPFPGSGNDRTLRWFTYLDGGNVFGEGEKIQVSELRYSAGIGISWVSPIGPLKLSYGKPLNAKPEDRKQSFQFQLGTGF, encoded by the coding sequence ATGAAATTACATTCCGAGCGTTTTTCACAGCCTTTTTTTGCCCGTCGCTTAATCGCCATTGCCGCCTTCACTCTTTGCACAGGCCATGCGCTGGCTGTGGAACCGTTCACCGTCAAGGATATTCGCGTAGAGGGAATCCAGCGCACCGAAGCAGGGACTATTTTCAGCTATCTGCCGGTGCGGGTCGGTGAAGTCTATACCGACGAAAAAGGGGCTGCCGCGATCAAGGCGCTGTATGCGACCGGCTTTTTCAAGGACGTGCGCATCGAGGTCGAGGGCGACGTGCTGGTGGTGTCGGTGGAAGAGCGGCCCGCAATTGCCGCCGTCGATTTTTCTGGTGTGAAGGAATTCGACAAGGATCAACTGACCAAGGCGCTCAAGGAAATCGGTCTTGGCGAGTCGCGCATTTTCGACAAGGCGCTGCTCGATCGCGCCGAGCAGGAACTCAAGCGGCAATACCTGTCACGCGGCCTGTACGGGGTGCAAATCACGACTACCGTGACACCGGTCGAGCGCAACCGCGTGAATATCAACTTTGTCGTTGACGAAGGCGAGGTTTCCCGCATCAAGCAGATCAATATTGTCGGCAACAAGGCTTTTTCCGACAGCGAGCTGCGCGGCCTGCTGAACCTCAGGACGCCAGGTTGGTTCACTTGGTATACCAAGGCGGACCAGTACTCCAAGCAAAAGCTCACCGGCGATATCGAGACCTTGCGTTCCTTCTATCTGAACCGCGGTTACCTCGAGATGCAGGTGGAATCGACCCAGGTGTCGATTACGCCGGACAAGAAAGACATCTACATCACGATCAACATCAACGAAGGTGACAAGTTCACCGTCGGCGACGTCAAGCTGGAAGGCGAGATGTTTGGGCGGGAGCAGGAGCTGAAGTCGCTGGTGGAGCTGAAAAAGGGCGACGTCTATTCCGGTGAGAAACTCGCTGAAAGCGTGAAGAAGATTTCCGAACGTATGGGTAACTTCGGTTACGCATTCGCGAACGTCAACGCAAATCCGGAAATCAACCGCGAAAAGAAGGAAGTCGGCTTCACGGTGCTGATCGACCCGGGCAAGCGTGTCTATGTGCGGCGCATCAGTATCGCCGGCAATACCAAGACGCGCGACGAAGTGATTCGCCGCGAATTCCGGCAATTCGAGGATTCGTGGTACGACGGCGAAAAGATCAGGCTGTCGCGTGACCGTGTTGACCGCCTCGGCTATTTCAAGGAAGTGAATATCGAAACGCCGGAGGTCCCGGGCACGACTGACCAGGTCGATGTCAACATGACGGTTGCCGAGAAGCCGACCGGAAATATCCTGCTCGGCGCAGGCTTTTCGAGCAGCGACAAATTGACACTGACAGGTTCGATCCAGCAGGCCAATGCCTTCGGCAGCGGCAATACGCTCGGCATCGACGTCAATACCAGCCATCGCAACCGGACCATTGCGGTGTCGCAGACCAATCCTTACTTTACGGATGATGGTGTCAGCCGCAGTTATGAACTCTTCCTGCGCACCACGCGTCCGCCGGAAGTAAATACCGGCGATTATATCGTCCGCACCACGGGCGGCAATATCAGGTTCGGCGTGCCATTCTCGGAAGTGGATACAGTGTTTTTCGGACTCGGCGTGGAAAAGACACGGGTGGAAACCTTTACCGGCGTCCCCGACCACAATGACAGTCCGCAACTGTACAAGCAATACGTAACCGACTTCGGCGATGGCACCAACGCCGACACTACCAGCTTCCCGTTGACTGTGGCTTGGCAACGCGACAGCCGCGACAGCGCACTTGTACCGTCGGTGGGGCGCTATCAGCGCGCCAACTTCGAGATTGCGCCAGTCGGAACGCTGAAGTATTACCGCGCAATTTATCAGCACCAGTACTTCAAGCCCTTGTTCCGTACCATTACGCTGGCATTGAATGGCGAACTGGATTATGGTCATGGTTTCGGCGGCAAGCCGTACCCGATCTTCAAGAATTTCTATGCCGGCGGGATTGGCTCGGTACGCGGCTACGAAGGCTCGTCGCTCGGCCCGCGCGCTTCCAACGGCGACCCTCTAGGCGGCACCTCGCGTATCATCGCGAACGCGGAACTGCAGTTCCCGTTCCCTGGTTCCGGCAACGACCGTACCCTGCGCTGGTTCACTTATCTGGACGGCGGCAACGTGTTCGGCGAGGGGGAGAAAATCCAGGTATCTGAACTGCGCTATTCGGCTGGTATCGGCATCAGTTGGGTCTCGCCGATTGGTCCGCTGAAGCTCAGTTATGGCAAGCCCTTGAATGCGAAGCCGGAAGACAGGAAGCAGTCATTCCAGTTCCAATTAGGTACCGGTTTCTAA
- the lpxD gene encoding UDP-3-O-(3-hydroxymyristoyl)glucosamine N-acyltransferase produces the protein MSNRLGKLVERLGGQLIGDADIEVFGIAPLDDANASHITFLSNPRLRAQAAQTKAAALILSAADDAAISATYQGARIVTDNPYAYFARTAQLFAEQSAVPLVPGIDPRASVHPDAKVSAEAYVGPQVTIEAGAVIGDRAVIDAGCFVGRNAQIGADTHFFANVTFHAGCEIGERGIIHSGAVIGADGFGFANEKGAWIKIPQTGRVVIGDDVEIGANTTIDRGALADTVIEDGVKLDNQIQIGHNCHIGAHTAMAGCVGVAGSARIGKYCTFGGAAMVLGHLTIVDNVHISSGSMVSRSIMEPGQYTGFYPLAKNAEWEKSAAIVRNLGSMREKIRELEKTIKSLIEKK, from the coding sequence ATGAGCAATCGGCTGGGAAAATTGGTCGAACGCTTGGGAGGCCAACTGATAGGCGATGCCGATATAGAAGTATTTGGCATCGCTCCGCTGGATGACGCAAACGCGTCCCACATCACATTTCTTTCCAATCCCAGGCTGCGCGCGCAAGCGGCGCAAACCAAGGCTGCGGCGCTGATTCTGTCGGCGGCCGACGATGCGGCTATCAGCGCGACGTACCAAGGCGCGCGTATCGTCACGGATAATCCATACGCGTATTTTGCGCGCACGGCACAGTTGTTCGCGGAGCAAAGCGCCGTACCGCTCGTGCCCGGCATCGATCCGCGAGCCAGCGTGCATCCGGATGCGAAAGTGTCGGCGGAAGCGTACGTTGGCCCCCAAGTCACGATCGAGGCTGGCGCCGTCATCGGCGACCGGGCAGTGATCGATGCGGGGTGTTTTGTCGGACGCAATGCGCAAATCGGCGCCGACACGCATTTTTTCGCCAATGTCACGTTCCACGCCGGCTGCGAGATCGGCGAGCGCGGCATCATTCATTCGGGCGCTGTGATCGGTGCGGACGGATTCGGATTTGCCAATGAAAAGGGCGCCTGGATCAAGATCCCGCAAACCGGACGTGTGGTGATCGGCGATGACGTGGAGATCGGCGCCAACACCACGATCGATCGCGGCGCGCTGGCCGATACCGTGATCGAAGATGGCGTCAAGCTCGACAATCAGATCCAGATTGGCCATAACTGCCATATCGGCGCGCATACCGCGATGGCGGGTTGCGTCGGTGTCGCCGGTAGCGCCCGGATCGGGAAATATTGCACGTTCGGCGGCGCCGCGATGGTGCTCGGCCATTTGACGATTGTGGACAACGTCCATATTTCGTCGGGCAGCATGGTGTCGCGCTCGATCATGGAACCCGGGCAATACACCGGCTTCTATCCGCTTGCCAAGAACGCGGAATGGGAAAAATCGGCCGCGATCGTACGCAATCTGGGATCAATGCGTGAGAAAATCCGCGAGCTGGAAAAAACAATCAAATCGCTCATCGAAAAAAAGTAA
- the lpxA gene encoding acyl-ACP--UDP-N-acetylglucosamine O-acyltransferase has product MANIHPTAIVDPKAELDDSVEIGAYSIVGPNVKIGARTKVGPHVVIEGHTTIGCDNTFFQFSSIGAAPQDKKYKGEPTLLEIGDRNTIREFCTFNLGTAQDAGATRIASDNWIMAYVHVAHDCQLGSNIILANNVTLAGHVHLADWVFLGGFTTIHQFCHVGAHAMTAFTAAVSQDVPPFVTAAGNRAVPAGINSEGLKRRGFTPEQIAAIKRAYKLVYRAGLSLDDAKSALAQEEIKSPAAAESIRMLREFVENSSRGIIR; this is encoded by the coding sequence ATGGCCAACATTCATCCGACCGCCATCGTCGACCCGAAGGCGGAACTCGACGATTCGGTCGAGATCGGCGCGTATTCGATTGTCGGGCCGAACGTCAAGATCGGCGCCCGGACCAAGGTGGGGCCGCACGTGGTGATCGAGGGACATACGACGATCGGCTGCGACAATACTTTCTTCCAGTTTTCGTCGATCGGCGCGGCGCCTCAGGACAAGAAATACAAGGGCGAGCCGACCCTGCTGGAGATCGGCGACCGCAACACGATCCGCGAATTCTGCACCTTCAACCTCGGCACGGCGCAGGATGCCGGGGCAACGCGCATCGCCAGCGATAACTGGATCATGGCGTACGTCCATGTCGCGCATGATTGCCAGCTCGGCAGCAATATTATTTTGGCGAACAACGTGACGCTTGCTGGCCATGTGCATCTGGCCGACTGGGTGTTTTTGGGCGGGTTTACGACCATTCATCAGTTCTGCCATGTCGGCGCCCATGCAATGACCGCCTTTACCGCCGCCGTGAGCCAGGACGTTCCGCCATTTGTGACGGCCGCAGGCAACCGTGCCGTACCTGCGGGGATCAATTCCGAAGGACTGAAGCGCCGCGGTTTCACACCAGAACAGATCGCCGCCATCAAACGCGCCTACAAGCTGGTATACAGGGCCGGATTGTCGTTGGACGATGCCAAGTCGGCGCTGGCGCAGGAAGAAATCAAGTCACCTGCAGCGGCTGAATCGATCCGCATGTTGCGCGAGTTCGTGGAAAATAGCAGCCGTGGCATCATCCGCTGA
- the rnhB gene encoding ribonuclease HII: MKKKDVSLSLFDHAGEVICGVDEAGRGPLAGAVFAAAVILDPFKPIAGLRDSKKLTEARREALAEQIKADALAWAIACCTEAEIDEINILQASLLAMRRAVEALKVQPTLALVDGNRCPVMPLRSEAIVKGDDKVPAISAASILAKTARDASMLALHRQYPDYAFDRHKGYPTALHLERLRLHGVTPVHRKSYAPVRALIDACEETGMGRDGKGTT; encoded by the coding sequence ATGAAAAAGAAGGACGTGAGTCTGTCGCTGTTTGACCACGCGGGCGAAGTAATTTGCGGCGTGGACGAGGCCGGGCGCGGTCCGCTTGCCGGCGCCGTGTTTGCCGCAGCCGTGATTCTCGATCCCTTCAAGCCGATCGCCGGTTTGCGCGACTCCAAGAAGCTGACGGAAGCCCGGCGCGAAGCGCTGGCCGAACAGATCAAGGCGGACGCGCTGGCGTGGGCGATCGCTTGCTGCACCGAAGCTGAAATCGACGAGATCAACATTCTGCAGGCGTCGCTCCTGGCGATGCGGCGCGCGGTCGAGGCGCTGAAAGTGCAGCCCACGCTCGCGCTGGTCGATGGCAACCGCTGTCCTGTGATGCCGCTGCGCTCCGAAGCGATCGTAAAGGGCGACGACAAGGTGCCGGCCATTTCCGCCGCATCGATACTGGCGAAGACTGCGCGCGACGCTTCCATGCTGGCGCTGCACCGGCAGTATCCGGATTACGCCTTCGACCGGCACAAGGGATATCCCACCGCGCTGCACTTGGAGCGCCTGCGCCTGCACGGTGTGACACCGGTACACCGCAAATCATATGCGCCAGTACGGGCATTGATCGATGCTTGCGAGGAGACGGGCATGGGACGGGACGGCAAAGGAACTACATGA
- the fabZ gene encoding 3-hydroxyacyl-ACP dehydratase FabZ has product MKTLDINQIKEYLPHRYPLLLVDRVLEWESGKSITAIKNVTVNEEFFNGHFPHKPVMPGVLMIEAMAQTAALLSFLTMGQKPDENSVVYFVGIDGARFKRPVEPGDQLKMQVEILRQSRGIWKYKAVATVDGQTAVEAELMCTMRSATDASQPAGQ; this is encoded by the coding sequence ATGAAAACTCTCGATATAAATCAAATCAAAGAATATTTGCCGCATCGTTATCCGTTGTTGCTGGTCGATCGCGTACTGGAATGGGAATCCGGAAAATCGATTACTGCGATCAAGAACGTCACGGTGAATGAGGAATTTTTCAACGGGCATTTCCCGCACAAGCCAGTCATGCCAGGCGTATTGATGATCGAGGCGATGGCGCAGACGGCTGCTTTGCTGTCCTTCCTGACAATGGGGCAGAAGCCGGACGAGAACAGCGTGGTGTATTTCGTCGGCATCGACGGCGCCCGCTTCAAGCGTCCGGTCGAGCCGGGTGATCAATTGAAGATGCAAGTCGAGATCCTGCGCCAGTCGCGCGGTATCTGGAAATACAAGGCGGTGGCGACGGTCGACGGCCAGACAGCGGTGGAAGCCGAACTGATGTGCACCATGCGTAGCGCAACCGACGCCAGCCAGCCGGCGGGGCAGTAA
- a CDS encoding pyruvate, water dikinase regulatory protein: MPDLSAQHLPPADRTVFFVSDGTGITAETFGHSVLTQFELRFKQVRLPFIDTLDKAYEAVRHINDACEIDGKRPIVFSTLVKAELSSVVRQSKGMHMDLIQTFVEPLEQELGVKSTHTVGRSHNIADSEEYKNRIEAINFSLAHDDGQSDQNLAAADVILVGVSRSGKTPTSLYLAMQYGIKAANYPLIPDDFERGKLPNGLLAYKKKIFGLSIAPDRLSEVRNERRPGSKYAALENCRYEINEAEKMMRREGIRWMSSTAKSIEEIATMILQEIKLDKRSY; this comes from the coding sequence ATGCCAGACTTGTCCGCCCAACATTTGCCGCCTGCCGATCGCACTGTATTCTTCGTTTCCGATGGGACCGGTATCACGGCGGAGACATTCGGCCATTCCGTGCTGACCCAGTTCGAGTTGCGATTCAAGCAAGTTCGCCTTCCTTTCATCGATACGCTCGACAAGGCTTATGAGGCTGTACGCCATATTAACGACGCCTGCGAGATCGATGGCAAGCGCCCCATCGTGTTTTCCACCTTGGTCAAGGCGGAGCTGTCATCGGTAGTCAGGCAATCCAAGGGTATGCACATGGACCTGATCCAGACCTTTGTCGAGCCGCTGGAGCAGGAACTGGGCGTGAAGTCCACGCATACGGTGGGGCGCAGCCATAACATCGCCGACTCGGAGGAATACAAGAACCGTATTGAGGCGATCAATTTCTCGCTTGCGCATGACGATGGCCAATCGGACCAGAACCTCGCCGCCGCCGACGTAATCCTGGTGGGCGTGTCGCGTTCCGGGAAAACCCCGACCAGCCTCTACCTCGCCATGCAATACGGGATCAAGGCTGCCAATTACCCGCTGATCCCGGACGATTTCGAACGCGGCAAGCTGCCGAATGGTTTGCTGGCGTACAAGAAGAAGATATTCGGATTATCCATTGCCCCGGACCGCCTGTCCGAAGTGCGCAATGAGCGGCGGCCAGGAAGCAAATACGCAGCACTGGAAAATTGTCGGTACGAAATCAACGAGGCGGAAAAAATGATGCGTCGCGAAGGCATACGCTGGATGTCCTCGACGGCAAAATCAATTGAAGAAATTGCAACAATGATTCTTCAAGAAATCAAGCTGGACAAACGCTCATATTGA
- the lpxB gene encoding lipid-A-disaccharide synthase, whose amino-acid sequence MVAGETSGDLLASRLLSGLRPHLPHADIHGIGGPKMAQYGFRSDWPMEKLSVRGLFEVLAHYREIKGIQNTLRDALLRERPAAFIGVDAPDFNFGLEEQLKRAGIPTMHFISPSIWAWRAGRIKKIARAVSHMLVVFPFEEEIYRKAGIPVTYVGYPLAEVIPMEPDVDAARMALGLPNEGRVIAILPGSRMSELKYNTVAFIEAVKVLAQRDPSIRFVVPMAGEKQRAYFLELVSKAGLADVPIQLTAGRSHEAIAAADVVLVASGTATLEVALFKKPMVIAYKMMRASWHILRHMGYQPWIGLPNILAQEFVVPELLQDAATPQALADALWAQLDDDALRARLRQRFTDMHHSLLRDTARESAQAVLQLIGRRPA is encoded by the coding sequence ATGGTCGCCGGCGAGACTTCCGGAGACCTGCTCGCGAGCCGCTTGTTGTCTGGCCTGCGGCCGCATTTGCCGCACGCCGATATTCATGGAATCGGCGGGCCGAAGATGGCGCAGTACGGCTTTCGCAGCGACTGGCCGATGGAAAAGCTTTCGGTGCGCGGCCTGTTCGAGGTGCTCGCGCATTACCGCGAAATCAAGGGTATCCAGAATACGCTGCGTGATGCCTTGTTGCGGGAAAGGCCGGCCGCCTTCATCGGCGTCGATGCCCCTGACTTCAATTTCGGCCTGGAAGAGCAGCTGAAGCGGGCTGGCATCCCAACCATGCATTTCATCAGTCCGTCGATCTGGGCATGGCGCGCAGGGCGCATCAAGAAGATCGCGCGTGCCGTGTCCCACATGCTGGTGGTATTCCCCTTCGAAGAGGAGATTTACCGCAAGGCTGGAATTCCGGTGACCTATGTCGGCTATCCGCTGGCCGAGGTCATTCCCATGGAGCCGGACGTCGACGCCGCTCGCATGGCGCTCGGCTTGCCGAACGAAGGGCGCGTGATCGCCATCCTGCCAGGCAGTCGCATGTCCGAACTGAAGTACAACACTGTTGCATTCATCGAGGCTGTCAAGGTATTGGCCCAGCGCGACCCGTCGATCCGCTTCGTGGTGCCGATGGCCGGCGAGAAGCAGCGCGCTTATTTTCTCGAACTGGTATCGAAGGCGGGCTTGGCCGATGTCCCGATCCAGCTGACGGCGGGGCGTTCGCATGAAGCCATCGCGGCCGCGGACGTGGTGCTGGTTGCTTCGGGTACCGCAACGCTGGAGGTGGCGCTGTTCAAGAAGCCGATGGTGATCGCATACAAGATGATGCGGGCCTCGTGGCATATTCTGCGCCACATGGGGTACCAACCTTGGATCGGACTGCCGAATATCCTCGCGCAGGAATTCGTCGTGCCCGAATTACTTCAGGATGCGGCCACGCCGCAGGCGCTCGCCGATGCATTGTGGGCGCAGTTGGACGACGACGCGTTGCGTGCGCGGCTGCGCCAGCGATTTACGGATATGCATCACTCGCTGTTGCGCGATACAGCGCGGGAGAGTGCGCAGGCGGTCCTGCAATTGATTGGACGACGGCCGGCATGA